A window of the Streptomyces finlayi genome harbors these coding sequences:
- a CDS encoding helix-turn-helix transcriptional regulator, translated as MLSAIGLDERQEATYRVLVAAGAAEVSDLAHRLGLPQTDTERALRRLEHQGLAAQSSARPGRWVAAPPGVALGALLIQQRHELEQAELAASLLAEEYRAEASEPAVHDLVEVVTGASAVTHRFHQLQLGAVSEVCALVTGMPIAVTGMENEPEERAANRGVSYRVVVEREVLGLPSGILELSAALSRNEQCRVVDRVPTKLVVADGSLAMVPLTGRGAEPAALVVHASGLLESLTGLFEAVWRDAMPLRLGESGWVREETTGPDPTDLEILSLLLAGLTDASVAKQLDLGLRTVQRRVKGLMELTGVSTRLQLGWHTYERGWVARTPRA; from the coding sequence ATGCTGAGTGCGATAGGTCTCGACGAGAGACAGGAAGCGACGTACCGCGTGCTCGTCGCGGCGGGGGCTGCGGAGGTCTCCGATCTCGCGCACCGGCTGGGGCTCCCGCAGACGGACACGGAGCGGGCGCTGCGCCGGCTGGAGCACCAGGGCCTCGCGGCCCAGTCGTCGGCGAGGCCCGGGCGCTGGGTGGCCGCACCACCCGGGGTGGCCCTGGGCGCCCTGCTCATCCAGCAGCGGCACGAGCTGGAGCAGGCGGAGCTGGCGGCGTCCCTGCTCGCCGAGGAGTACCGCGCGGAGGCGAGCGAGCCCGCCGTGCACGATCTGGTGGAGGTGGTGACCGGGGCGAGCGCGGTGACCCACCGGTTCCATCAGTTGCAGCTCGGCGCGGTGTCGGAGGTCTGTGCCCTGGTGACCGGCATGCCGATCGCGGTGACCGGCATGGAGAACGAGCCCGAGGAACGCGCGGCGAACCGCGGGGTGTCCTACCGCGTCGTGGTCGAGCGCGAAGTGCTGGGGCTGCCGTCGGGAATACTGGAGCTGTCGGCCGCCCTGAGCCGCAACGAGCAGTGCCGGGTGGTCGACCGGGTCCCGACCAAGCTGGTCGTCGCCGACGGCAGTCTCGCCATGGTGCCGCTGACCGGACGCGGAGCGGAACCCGCCGCTCTGGTCGTCCATGCCAGTGGGCTGCTGGAGTCGCTCACGGGCCTGTTCGAAGCGGTGTGGCGGGATGCGATGCCGTTGCGGCTCGGCGAGAGCGGCTGGGTGCGGGAGGAGACGACGGGACCCGATCCGACGGATCTGGAGATCCTGTCGCTCCTGTTGGCCGGGCTGACGGACGCGAGTGTGGCGAAGCAACTGGATCTGGGGCTGCGGACCGTCCAGCGACGGGTCAAGGGCCTCATGGAGCTGACCGGGGTGTCGACGCGGCTGCAGTTGGGCTGGCACACGTACGAACGGGGCTGGGTGGCCCGTACGCCACGCGCCTGA
- a CDS encoding DUF456 domain-containing protein yields the protein MGVWQLVAVGVVMLLGLVGVLVPGVPGPAMVWSAVLWWALTDVGQDAWAVLIGATALLLLNQALKPLLPPRRPGASGAPRGTLTLGGIAAILGFFVVPVVGAVVGYVGAIYGAERLRLGSRGAGWTSVRSVMRATGYSVLVELFVCLLVAGAWLVAVIWG from the coding sequence ATGGGTGTGTGGCAGCTCGTCGCCGTCGGCGTGGTCATGCTGCTCGGGCTGGTCGGCGTGCTGGTGCCGGGCGTGCCGGGGCCGGCGATGGTCTGGTCCGCCGTGCTGTGGTGGGCCCTGACGGACGTGGGCCAGGACGCCTGGGCCGTACTGATCGGCGCAACGGCCCTGCTCCTGTTGAACCAGGCACTCAAACCGCTGCTGCCACCGCGCCGCCCCGGCGCCTCCGGTGCGCCGCGCGGGACCCTGACGCTCGGCGGGATCGCGGCGATCCTCGGCTTCTTCGTCGTGCCGGTGGTGGGCGCGGTCGTGGGGTATGTCGGGGCGATCTACGGTGCCGAGAGGCTACGGCTGGGCAGCCGGGGCGCGGGCTGGACGTCGGTGCGTTCCGTCATGCGGGCGACGGGCTATTCGGTGCTCGTGGAGCTGTTCGTCTGCCTGCTGGTGGCGGGCGCGTGGCTGGTCGCGGTCATCTGGGGCTGA